A part of Myxococcales bacterium genomic DNA contains:
- a CDS encoding IS5 family transposase, protein MKTFLKGNIMSCLYETCLSDCAWEVIEPLFPANAKRGRRRVYSFRSIVDAIFYVLKNGCVWRCLPNDFPPHGIVYHYFRTWSVSGLWAVLNCILVAIVRTCAGRDASPSLVSIDSQSQTAEPGVDERGLDGGKKINGRKRHIVVDTMGLMLLCICTAANVSDRVAGEELVTELNKREKFPRLAKILGDNAYKNLSSGLRVGVSTETAERLKGQKGFVPQIFRWAVERTFAWLNRNRRLVRNYEKNTKHQESMNYIANARLCIRRLENWLTT, encoded by the coding sequence GTGAAAACCTTTTTGAAAGGAAATATCATGTCGTGCTTGTATGAGACCTGTTTGTCAGATTGTGCCTGGGAAGTGATTGAGCCACTTTTTCCTGCTAACGCCAAACGAGGCAGACGTCGTGTCTATAGCTTTCGGAGCATAGTTGATGCCATATTCTATGTTTTAAAGAACGGCTGTGTGTGGCGTTGTTTACCCAATGACTTTCCTCCTCACGGTATTGTCTATCACTATTTTCGCACCTGGTCTGTTTCTGGTTTGTGGGCGGTCTTAAACTGCATTCTCGTGGCAATAGTCAGAACCTGTGCTGGCAGAGATGCAAGCCCCTCACTTGTTTCCATCGACTCCCAATCACAGACAGCGGAACCAGGAGTAGATGAGCGTGGTTTGGATGGGGGAAAGAAGATTAATGGAAGAAAGCGCCACATCGTTGTTGATACGATGGGATTGATGCTCCTATGCATTTGTACCGCAGCAAATGTATCTGATAGGGTTGCCGGCGAGGAATTGGTTACTGAGCTCAATAAGCGCGAGAAGTTTCCCAGATTAGCGAAGATTCTTGGAGATAACGCATATAAGAATTTGTCTTCAGGCTTGAGAGTAGGCGTAAGCACAGAAACTGCGGAACGTTTAAAAGGGCAAAAGGGGTTTGTACCACAAATATTTCGTTGGGCCGTAGAACGAACTTTTGCTTGGCTGAATCGAAATAGGCGTCTGGTGCGTAACTATGAGAAGAATACAAAGCATCAGGAATCAATGAACTACATCGCTAATGCAAGATTATGTATCAGACGATTGGAAAATTGGCTTACCACCTGA
- the rsmD gene encoding 16S rRNA (guanine(966)-N(2))-methyltransferase RsmD, which produces MPKNKSMRITGGYLVRRRFLIPELIDENVVRPTPDRVREAVFSMIKPHLPGSTVLDLFAGSGAHGFESLSRGASKVTFIEKNSAIAAVIKKNIELLELAKSCTLVLGDALHVVEKAQEKADVVFVDPPYSVVLGTEFFDKLDEVVNDDGIVVFRCFKKEKLNITEKWKIERDRIYGGTRVLILQKAQH; this is translated from the coding sequence ATGCCTAAAAATAAAAGCATGCGTATTACAGGCGGCTATTTGGTGCGCAGACGTTTTTTAATACCTGAATTGATTGATGAAAATGTAGTGCGACCAACTCCTGATCGAGTGCGTGAGGCAGTTTTTTCTATGATAAAGCCCCATTTGCCAGGTAGTACCGTGCTTGATCTTTTTGCCGGCAGCGGAGCACATGGCTTCGAATCTCTTTCAAGAGGAGCCTCAAAAGTAACTTTTATTGAAAAAAATTCAGCGATTGCTGCGGTCATTAAGAAAAATATCGAGCTTTTAGAGCTTGCTAAATCATGCACACTGGTTTTGGGTGATGCATTACATGTTGTTGAAAAAGCACAAGAAAAAGCAGATGTGGTGTTTGTAGATCCTCCTTATAGTGTGGTCTTAGGAACAGAATTTTTTGATAAGTTAGATGAAGTGGTCAACGATGATGGCATTGTTGTGTTTCGTTGCTTTAAGAAAGAAAAACTCAATATCACCGAAAAGTGGAAGATTGAGCGCGATCGTATTTACGGCGGCACGCGGGTTTTGATTTTGCAAAAAGCTCAACACTAA
- the xth gene encoding exodeoxyribonuclease III: protein MRIVSWNVNGIRAAVQKGLHEKIPALHADIIGLQEIRAQEAQIMPLIDFFQGYHLYFSTGMKPGYSGVALFSKNKPNDVISELGEKFDAEGRFQAAFFDDFCLVNAYFPNGSGKDGDNSRVPYKLEFYDAVKDFLSRYSMPKIIIGDFNTAHQEIDLARPKANQNKSGFLLEEREHFTHFMGDEFIDTFRMRNHDAGHYTWWSNRANARENNVGWRIDYVLACPQINNKVKDAFIWPDISGSDHCPVGIDLDLT, encoded by the coding sequence ATGCGCATAGTTTCTTGGAATGTAAATGGTATTAGGGCCGCAGTACAAAAAGGCCTGCATGAAAAAATCCCAGCGCTTCACGCTGACATCATCGGACTTCAAGAGATTCGCGCGCAAGAAGCTCAGATCATGCCTTTAATAGATTTTTTTCAAGGCTACCATCTTTATTTCAGCACCGGCATGAAACCCGGCTACAGCGGTGTGGCATTGTTTTCAAAAAATAAGCCCAATGACGTAATCAGCGAACTTGGTGAAAAATTTGATGCCGAAGGTCGCTTCCAAGCAGCTTTTTTTGATGATTTTTGCCTGGTCAACGCATATTTTCCCAATGGATCTGGCAAAGACGGTGACAACAGCCGCGTGCCCTACAAATTAGAATTCTACGATGCAGTAAAAGATTTTCTTTCACGCTACAGCATGCCCAAAATTATCATCGGTGATTTCAACACTGCTCATCAAGAAATTGACTTGGCGCGTCCTAAGGCCAATCAAAACAAAAGCGGTTTTCTTTTAGAAGAACGCGAGCATTTCACTCACTTTATGGGCGATGAATTTATCGATACTTTTCGCATGCGCAATCATGATGCAGGACACTATACGTGGTGGAGTAACCGCGCAAATGCACGGGAAAATAACGTAGGTTGGCGCATTGATTATGTGCTTGCATGCCCACAGATCAATAACAAAGTAAAAGATGCCTTCATTTGGCCTGATATTTCGGGATCAGATCATTGCCCTGTCGGTATTGATTTAGATTTAACTTAA
- a CDS encoding FAD-dependent oxidoreductase, with protein MGASFIDSDHQLIQSLAHELGLNLVKLKNPQGGRENRIYWFDKLVTPDNLFESFLPTLKQIQSDIDQIAKEREFLKPEQLSLKENKLDQLTIEQYLKNLNAPPLFMRLADATQFTEYGARINKLNALLLHELISIDLENKYFVMDGNLGDEGQKIEGGNSLLTDKLAKELTYPINFSHKLLEISFKQENNTYKLLFENDTHHKLIEADYVIVALPNPVLKNDIKMDHKTLLTPKISRVINELGYGNVTKFIMKFSQAPWRKNTSDLAEIMSDNYDIWDSSFHEKGNKLFHLTIYMGEPQSLKNMEDSADLFAKKVLEHLERLYPDIHKFYLGYEPSIHWPSNPLFQGAFSGVLLPGQWHMRRFMQSPGVHNLALAGEQWSFEHAGFMEGALESGQWAADYIGKKVLAYQNN; from the coding sequence CTGGGTGCTTCTTTTATCGATAGCGACCATCAGTTAATTCAATCTCTTGCTCATGAACTTGGACTTAATTTGGTAAAACTCAAAAACCCTCAAGGCGGCAGAGAAAATCGTATTTACTGGTTCGATAAACTCGTAACGCCCGATAACTTATTTGAATCTTTTTTGCCAACTCTGAAACAAATTCAATCAGATATAGATCAGATCGCAAAAGAGAGAGAATTTTTAAAACCTGAGCAGTTATCGTTAAAAGAAAATAAGCTCGATCAACTCACTATTGAGCAATATCTAAAAAACCTGAACGCTCCCCCACTCTTTATGCGACTTGCCGACGCGACTCAATTTACCGAGTATGGCGCACGCATCAATAAGCTTAACGCTCTTTTACTGCATGAACTCATTAGTATTGACCTAGAAAATAAATATTTTGTCATGGATGGCAATTTGGGTGATGAAGGACAAAAAATTGAAGGTGGAAATTCATTACTTACAGATAAGCTTGCGAAAGAACTTACCTATCCAATCAATTTTAGTCATAAACTTTTAGAGATTTCTTTTAAACAAGAGAACAATACCTATAAATTGCTCTTTGAGAACGACACTCACCACAAACTCATCGAAGCCGACTATGTGATTGTGGCACTACCAAATCCAGTACTAAAAAACGATATTAAAATGGACCATAAAACTTTGCTCACACCAAAAATCTCTCGCGTTATTAACGAACTTGGCTACGGCAATGTAACAAAATTCATTATGAAATTTTCCCAGGCACCGTGGCGAAAAAATACGTCAGATTTAGCAGAAATAATGAGTGACAACTACGATATTTGGGACAGCAGCTTTCATGAAAAAGGCAATAAGCTTTTTCACTTGACCATTTACATGGGTGAGCCGCAATCACTAAAAAACATGGAAGACTCAGCCGACCTATTCGCCAAAAAAGTTCTCGAGCATCTCGAGAGGCTCTATCCAGACATACATAAATTTTATCTTGGTTATGAACCATCAATTCATTGGCCGAGCAACCCACTTTTCCAAGGTGCATTTTCGGGAGTGCTGTTACCTGGGCAGTGGCATATGCGAAGATTTATGCAATCACCAGGCGTGCACAATCTTGCTCTTGCTGGAGAGCAATGGAGCTTTGAGCATGCAGGCTTCATGGAAGGTGCACTCGAATCAGGCCAGTGGGCTGCTGACTACATCGGTAAAAAAGTATTGGCATACCAAAACAACTAA
- the mfd gene encoding transcription-repair coupling factor, translated as MTLTQLISKLAPASTIHAKAKLSLELIASQLAHKKPLIIISNDSEKFSARLKNLNFFCKHTVMTLPADDRNIMHATSSDPLVAMEKCAAHFKISTGEIPPILLVQAQALLEKFPSPKEQQKHAIWLITNDTIARDNLIQSLFMLGYSKVSTVIDKGTFAVRGSIIDIFANGEKKPIRVDLFGDTIESIKSFDENTQRSIENIASIMIGGVREIFLDDETKSRAEEKLTALADQINYPTKKLNEKLKDIENGLSFYGIEKLRPAFFHEMSSLLEIILSSSEEKNRPLVLFDDQEAIFDTLKSFEQNIDEAHQTALLRGDLLFSPKDYFISPDELSALLKNFSSIDCNRGSLQTNASNVFNFNSRDTDFIRQEIMQSSMSISKDEEPHLLKPLAASIKKLHSDNKLIIINLSSKEHERETKNLLKPFGINIESYNNTLDWQEDFNKKYKAHVHAFSYISKKTLAFGGIFDELKLALIAQDDIFGKRTKRQGGHGKKKGFSTSLSDLENGDFVVHVDHGVGQFKGLVRLNLRGVDNDYILITYAKDEKLYLPTHRINLIKAHGQVDGNVKVDKLGGNAWQSKKTKVKEAVMAMAQDLLKLYAKREITERPPFLAPDAHFYEFEAAFEFETTPDQQKAIDDVISDMQRKQPMDRLVCGDVGYGKTEVAMRAAMLAVLSKRQVAILAPTTVLAQQHGITFNKRFKNTGVNIAVLSRFQSTQEIKATLRALKENKVDIVIGTHRLLSPDVEFANLGLMVVDEEQRFGIKAKEHLKKMRTLVDVLTMSATPIPRTMQMSYFGLRDLSVIETPPIDRRAIQTSIVQFDDAVIREAIMREISRGGQVYFVHNRVQSINATAHYLQNLIPEAKISVAHGQMGESELEKKMLSFMNHEINVLVCTTIIETGIDVATANTMFIDDADDFGLSQLYQLRGRIGRSKERAFAFLLVRTARENLTAIAKTRLEILHKFSELGAGFRIAQHDLELRGAGDLLGKNQHGHMAAVGYDLYAELLKEAVKELKGQHLEDAIDPEVTLPVSALISDKYCPDLHERMSFYQRLASADSPQKIDGVILDLEDLYGDVPPEVHALRVSALIKLDLKKIHALKLEISRATDGKHLSISISLSKQSNVDPNKLLTVMKEKGALRVTPQQKVVQLIGIGSPDINEAMLEASRLAVDNVKVNLLL; from the coding sequence ATGACATTAACACAACTTATTTCAAAGCTTGCCCCTGCTTCTACCATTCACGCCAAAGCCAAGCTCTCTTTGGAACTCATTGCCAGTCAGTTGGCCCATAAAAAGCCACTCATCATCATCAGCAATGATTCAGAAAAATTTTCTGCACGTTTGAAAAATCTGAATTTTTTTTGCAAACATACAGTCATGACCTTGCCCGCTGATGACAGAAACATCATGCATGCCACCAGCAGTGATCCTCTTGTAGCGATGGAAAAATGTGCTGCCCATTTTAAAATTTCCACAGGCGAGATTCCGCCCATTTTATTGGTGCAAGCTCAAGCTTTACTAGAAAAATTTCCTTCACCCAAAGAGCAACAAAAACATGCCATATGGCTCATAACCAATGACACCATTGCTCGAGATAATTTGATACAATCCCTGTTCATGCTTGGCTACAGCAAGGTTTCAACAGTAATCGACAAAGGCACCTTTGCTGTCAGAGGAAGTATCATTGATATTTTTGCCAACGGTGAAAAAAAACCTATCAGAGTCGATCTTTTTGGCGATACCATCGAAAGTATCAAAAGTTTTGACGAAAACACCCAGCGCAGCATTGAAAATATTGCATCGATCATGATTGGCGGTGTCAGAGAAATATTTTTAGATGATGAGACAAAATCCCGTGCTGAAGAAAAATTAACAGCTCTCGCCGACCAAATAAATTATCCCACCAAAAAGCTCAATGAAAAACTAAAAGATATCGAAAACGGTCTTAGTTTTTACGGCATAGAAAAGCTCCGACCAGCTTTTTTCCATGAGATGAGCTCTTTGCTCGAGATCATTCTTTCATCGAGCGAAGAAAAAAATCGTCCTCTTGTGTTATTCGATGATCAAGAAGCCATTTTTGATACCCTCAAGAGTTTCGAACAAAATATCGATGAAGCACACCAAACGGCATTGCTCCGTGGGGATTTATTATTCTCACCCAAAGATTATTTTATTTCCCCAGATGAACTATCAGCACTATTAAAAAATTTTTCGTCTATCGATTGCAATCGCGGATCTCTACAAACAAATGCTAGTAATGTCTTTAATTTTAATTCTCGCGATACCGATTTTATCCGCCAAGAAATTATGCAAAGCTCTATGAGCATCTCAAAAGATGAGGAACCGCATCTTTTAAAACCGCTTGCAGCAAGTATCAAAAAACTTCACAGCGATAATAAGCTTATTATTATTAACCTTTCATCCAAAGAGCACGAACGAGAAACAAAAAATCTTCTAAAACCTTTCGGCATCAATATCGAAAGTTATAACAATACTCTCGACTGGCAAGAAGATTTTAATAAAAAATATAAAGCGCACGTCCATGCCTTTAGCTATATCAGCAAAAAGACGCTCGCCTTTGGTGGAATATTTGACGAGCTCAAACTTGCCTTGATCGCCCAAGACGACATTTTTGGCAAACGTACCAAACGTCAAGGTGGACATGGAAAAAAGAAAGGGTTTTCAACCAGCCTTAGTGATTTAGAAAACGGAGATTTTGTTGTTCATGTCGATCACGGAGTTGGTCAGTTTAAAGGGCTGGTACGACTAAATCTCAGAGGAGTTGATAATGATTATATTCTCATTACCTATGCTAAAGATGAAAAACTCTACCTACCTACTCATCGGATCAATCTGATCAAAGCTCACGGCCAAGTCGATGGCAACGTAAAAGTTGACAAGCTTGGTGGTAACGCATGGCAGAGCAAAAAAACTAAAGTCAAAGAAGCTGTCATGGCGATGGCGCAAGATTTACTCAAGCTTTACGCCAAACGAGAGATCACTGAACGTCCTCCATTTTTGGCTCCCGACGCGCATTTTTATGAATTTGAAGCAGCCTTTGAATTTGAAACCACACCCGATCAACAAAAAGCTATCGACGATGTTATTTCCGACATGCAACGCAAACAGCCTATGGATCGCTTGGTGTGCGGTGATGTTGGCTACGGCAAAACCGAAGTTGCTATGCGCGCGGCAATGCTTGCAGTTTTGAGCAAGCGCCAGGTTGCGATCCTGGCACCAACAACCGTGTTAGCTCAACAACATGGCATTACTTTCAATAAGCGTTTTAAAAATACCGGCGTCAATATTGCGGTGCTCAGTCGCTTTCAAAGTACTCAAGAAATCAAAGCCACCTTGCGTGCATTAAAAGAAAACAAAGTAGATATTGTTATTGGTACTCACCGTTTACTTTCGCCAGATGTAGAATTTGCCAACTTAGGGCTCATGGTTGTCGATGAAGAACAACGCTTTGGTATCAAAGCTAAAGAACATCTCAAAAAAATGCGTACTTTGGTTGATGTTTTAACAATGTCAGCAACACCTATTCCCCGCACTATGCAGATGAGTTATTTTGGTTTGCGTGACCTCAGTGTCATTGAAACCCCACCAATAGATCGAAGAGCCATTCAAACTTCCATTGTGCAGTTTGATGATGCAGTTATCAGAGAAGCCATCATGCGAGAAATTTCTCGGGGCGGTCAGGTTTATTTTGTGCACAATCGAGTTCAGTCGATCAATGCAACGGCTCACTATCTACAAAATCTCATTCCTGAAGCAAAAATTTCTGTTGCCCATGGACAGATGGGTGAATCAGAGCTCGAGAAAAAAATGCTCAGTTTCATGAATCATGAAATCAATGTTTTAGTGTGCACAACCATCATCGAAACTGGAATTGATGTTGCCACAGCCAATACCATGTTTATCGACGATGCCGACGATTTTGGACTCTCGCAGCTTTATCAATTAAGAGGACGAATCGGAAGAAGCAAAGAAAGAGCGTTTGCATTTTTATTGGTTCGCACAGCGCGAGAAAATTTAACAGCTATAGCAAAAACTCGTCTTGAAATTTTGCACAAATTTTCAGAATTGGGTGCTGGTTTTAGAATTGCGCAACACGACCTAGAATTGCGCGGTGCAGGCGATCTGTTGGGTAAAAATCAACACGGACACATGGCCGCTGTGGGTTATGATCTCTATGCAGAACTATTGAAAGAAGCGGTAAAAGAACTCAAAGGTCAACATCTCGAAGATGCCATCGACCCTGAAGTAACTTTACCAGTAAGTGCTCTTATTTCCGATAAATACTGCCCGGATCTCCATGAACGAATGAGTTTTTATCAACGACTTGCCAGCGCTGATAGTCCTCAAAAAATCGACGGAGTTATTTTGGACTTGGAGGATCTCTATGGCGACGTACCTCCAGAAGTTCATGCATTACGAGTTAGCGCTCTCATCAAACTTGATCTTAAAAAAATTCATGCACTGAAACTTGAAATTAGTAGAGCTACTGATGGAAAGCATTTATCTATATCCATCAGTCTATCGAAGCAAAGCAATGTTGATCCAAACAAACT